The Bacillota bacterium DNA window ACGGGCGAGGTGCTGATGGACCCGCCGGCGGCCGCCCGCCAGCTGGCCCAGCGGGCGCACGCTGCCGCCGTCCTCAAGGGGGCGCACACGCTGGTGGCGACACCCGACGGCCGCCTCTGGGTCAATCCCACCGGCAACCCGGGCATGGCCACCGGCGGCAGCGGCGACGTGCTGGCCGGCCTGGTGGCGGCGCTCCTGGCGCAGGGACTGGAGGCGGGCGCCGCGGCGCGCCTGGGCGTCTACCTGCACGGCCTGGCCGGCGACCTGGCGGCGCGGGCATCGGACGGCCGCGCCCTGGCGGCGGGCGACCTGGCGGCCTGGCTGGGCGAGGCCTACCGCTGGCTGGCCGAACAGGGGGGGACGAGTCGTTGATGCGCCCCACGTGGGTGGAGGTGGAGCGGGCCACCCTGCGCCACAACGCGCGCCTGCTGGCGCGGCGGGCGGCGCCGCGGCGCTGGTGGGCGGTGGTCAAGGCCAACGGGTACGGCCACGGGGCGCGCGAGGTGGCGCGGGTGGCCGCCGAGGAGGGCGCCCTGGGCCTCTGTGTCGCCACCCCGGGCGAGGCGCTGGAGCTGCGCCAGGCGGGGTTGGAGCTGCCGGTCCTCCTCCTGGGCTGGGCGCCGCCGGAGGCGGTGGAGGCGCTGGTGGAGGCGGACGTCCGCCTGACCGTCTTCGACCGGCACGGGGCGGAGCTGGCCGCGCGGGCGGCGCGCCGCCTGGGCCGGAGTGCCCGCCTCCACCTGAAGGTGGACACCGGCATGACGCGCCTGGGCTTCGACGCCGCCAGCGGCCCGGAGCGGCTGGCGGCCAGCGCCGAGGAAGCGGCCCGGACCGCCTCCCTGGAGGGGGTGGAGGTGGAGGGCGCCTACACCCACCTCGCCTCCGCGGAGTCGGATCCGGAGTACAGCCGCTGGCAGGTGGGGCTCTTCCGGAGCTTCCTCCTGGCGCTGGCGGAGCGGGGCGTGCGCCCGCCGCGGCTCCACGTGGGGAACACGGGCGGGCTCCTCCACGTGCCGGAGGCGGCGGACTTCGACTACCGCGTGGGGATCGGCCTCTACGGCTACGACCCGGCCGGGGGCAACCGGGGCCTGGCGGCCGGGCTCCGGCCCGCGCTCCGCTGGCGGGCGAAGGTGGCCCAGGTGCGCGAGGTGCCGGCGGGGCGGCGCGTCAGCTACGGAGGCACCTTCGTCACCGCGCGGCCGAGCCGCCTGGCGACGCTCCCCGTCGGCTACGCCGACGGGCTCCACCGGGCGCTCTCGGGGCGCGGCCAGGTGCTGGTCCACGGGCGGCGGGCGCCGCTGGCCGGCCGCGTCTGCATGGACCAGGTGGTGGTGGACGTGACCGACGTGCCGCGCGTGGAGCCCGGCGACGTGGTGACGCTGATCGGCGAGGACGGGCGGGAGCGGCTGACCGCCGACGACATGGCGGAGGCGGCGGGGACCATCAGCTACGAGGTGCTCACCTCCATCTCGGCGCGGGTGCCGCGCCGCTGGATCGGCGAGGAGCGCTAGGCGGGGGCGCGGGCCGGGGGGAGGCCCGGGCGGGGTGCGGCCGACGGGGCCGCTGGCCGCCGCCTGGGCCTGGCCGGCGCCGGGGGCGGCTCCGCCCGCCCCGGGTGGCGGGAATATACTGGCGGCGGGCGAAGCGAGTCCGAAGCGAGCCCGGCGGGAAGGGCAGAGGGGGCCGGAGGCAGGGTCATGCGACCGCGGATCGGCATTCCGGCGGGTCGGGCCGACGGGTCGGCCGACGCCGCCTTTCATTTGGGAGCGGACTACGTGCGCGCCGTGGAGGCGGCCGGCGGCCTGCCGGTCATCCTCCCCGCCGGCGAGGGGGGCGCCCGCCCCGAGGAAGCGCTGCGCGGCCTGGACGGCCTCCTCCTGGCGGGCGGGGGAGACCTGGCCCCCGCCCTCTACGGCGAGACGCCGCACCCGCAGCTGGGCTGGGTGGACCCCGACCGCGACCGCTGGGAGCTGGCGCTGGCGCGCCGCGCCCTGGCCTCCGGCCTGCCCGTGCTGGGCATCTGCCGCGGCATCCAGGTGCTGAACGTGGCCGACGGCGGGACGCTCTACCAGGACCTGCCCAGCCAGCTGCCGGAGGCTCTGCAGCACCGCCAGCAGGCGCCGCGCTGGCACCAGAGCCACACCGTCCGCGTCGAGGCGGAGAGCCTGCTGGCGCGGCTGGTGGGGGCGGGCGAGCTGGCCGTCA harbors:
- the alr gene encoding alanine racemase is translated as MRPTWVEVERATLRHNARLLARRAAPRRWWAVVKANGYGHGAREVARVAAEEGALGLCVATPGEALELRQAGLELPVLLLGWAPPEAVEALVEADVRLTVFDRHGAELAARAARRLGRSARLHLKVDTGMTRLGFDAASGPERLAASAEEAARTASLEGVEVEGAYTHLASAESDPEYSRWQVGLFRSFLLALAERGVRPPRLHVGNTGGLLHVPEAADFDYRVGIGLYGYDPAGGNRGLAAGLRPALRWRAKVAQVREVPAGRRVSYGGTFVTARPSRLATLPVGYADGLHRALSGRGQVLVHGRRAPLAGRVCMDQVVVDVTDVPRVEPGDVVTLIGEDGRERLTADDMAEAAGTISYEVLTSISARVPRRWIGEER